ATGGGTAGATACCCATGAGTAGCGGCACAGGCTATGATTTCCAGTTTCCCTGTATCCTGAAGCCTTTTAAATGCTTGTACAATATTACACTTGCATTTGTCCCTGAACATAACCAAATCACTTTTAAACTTATTATGATACATTTTGGCCAAAAGGCTGAATTCAGGCTGGCTTCTTGTTCTATGTATTTCCTTTTCAGTCAAATCAATAAGTTTTACAAGATGATCCATATACCTGTTCTGAAGTAAAGTATCTGTAAGCATTGTTAAAAGTGGAGGAGTAAGGGACATGGTTACACGAAAGTCCACTCCTTCTTCTATTAGTGACTCAAAAGATTGAATTAATGGCAAATAAGTTTCAGAAATAGCTTCAAACAACCATCTTTCTTCAAGAAAGTCTTTATGCTCAGGATGTCTGACAAATGGAAGATGTGCATGGAGTACTACTGCAACATGACCTTTAAGCAAAGTTATCATTCCTTTCCAAATAACTCAAGGGAACTAATTCCAAAGCATTGTTCGAATTTTGAATTAAATGCAAATTCCATTGAGCTTATTCCAATATTTTTATAGTAAGATTCCAAGTCCAGCATTTCATAAATTAATTTACTCTCATTTTCATATCCGGATTTGGAGAAGTTTCTGTAATCCATGAAGTAACATGATGTACTGCTGCTGACCATATTGCTGGGGGTTTGAACGTAGTTGGAAGAAACCATAGGTATAAAGATTTTATCAGAGATTTTTCTTCCATATTCAACCTCGTAAATACAGTTGATGTCATCTACTTGAATATACCAGTTGGTGGCATAATCATTAATAACTATAATAAAGCTGCTGTTTCTGGATAAATTTTTCACTTTTAATGCAGGGGAAGATTTTTGCCAGAGTTCAATTCCCAGTTCTTCTATGAAATGTCTTATCTCCAGTCCTGAAATCTCCCAATATGCAAACAGACAATGGGGATCCCGTGATGTAAGCACAATTTTGGTTTCACCATAGTTTTCAGACAGCTTGTATGTATTTGGGGAGTTTGTATAATCCATATATTTATTCCTCCTTTGTCTATTAAAGAATTTGCATTTTATTTACATATTATTCATTAAGTGAGGCCATTTCAAAAAATAATTTTAATGAGACTTATTTTACTATATTAATATATAATGTATAATATATAAAGGAATGACCAAAAAAGCAATTTTATCTTCCATAGTATAAGTATTGTATTTTAAAAGAAGGATTTTTTCTATATTTACAGA
This sequence is a window from Pseudobacteroides sp.. Protein-coding genes within it:
- a CDS encoding DUF4912 domain-containing protein, translated to MDYTNSPNTYKLSENYGETKIVLTSRDPHCLFAYWEISGLEIRHFIEELGIELWQKSSPALKVKNLSRNSSFIIVINDYATNWYIQVDDINCIYEVEYGRKISDKIFIPMVSSNYVQTPSNMVSSSTSCYFMDYRNFSKSGYENESKLIYEMLDLESYYKNIGISSMEFAFNSKFEQCFGISSLELFGKE